CGTGCAATCGCCGTACGCTGTGCTTGTCCACCTGAAATTTCATTCGGGCGCTTATGCAAAATTTGTGTTAAATCGAGCTTTTCACTTAAATAAGCGAGACGCTCTTCCATTAAGGCAATTGGCTGTTCATCTAGTGTTAAGGGTAAAATAATATTTTCTTCAACCGTGAGCGTCGGTAATAAATTAAAGTCTTGAAATACAAACCCAAGCTGTCTCCGACGAAAATAAGCAAGCTCATCACTCGTGAATGTTTGTGGCTTCATACCATCAAAAATCACGTCACCAGATGTGGGAACATCAATCATCGACACGACATTCATCAGCGTTGTTTTTCCACTCCCAGATGGCCCCATAATCGCAATAAATTCGCCCTTTTCCACTTCAAAGCTCAGCTGATTGAGCGCACGCTTCGTCACTTTGCCTTCGTACACTTTCGTTACTTCATGTATTTGTAAGATCGACATAGAATCTCCTTCAAATTAAACTTTTACTTCAACTACCCATGGCAATACAACTTCGAAGCTAATTTCAATCACGGACCCTGTCATGACAACCGGTACCATATCAAAGTCAGCCGATAATGAAAAACAATGCTCCTCTAATATAATATCCCAAGCATCGATTTCACCCTCTATTACTTCACCTATAATATGATATTTCCCCGAATACATAATCGCTGTATTATTGTTCACGTGATGGCTTTCGAGCTGACTTGGCTTCGATAAATCAATACCAAGCTGCTGTGCAAAATCTAATACTACTGGCTTCATATGCTTTTCACACGCTTCTACAAAATTGCGACATTCGTCACTCGTACATCGGTAGCTATTAAATTCAAATCCCATTTTTGTGCTTTCTACATCTACTGCTAATAGCCAATCTTCAATTTGTATCATGGTGTTCCTCCTAAGATTGAAAAATCACTTCGATTTGTGTCCCTTTGCCTACTTCTGATGTAATAATGAGTTGATGTCCGAGCCGATCACAAATTTCCTTTGCCAAATACAGCCCCATACCGGTAGATTCTCCTGTTTTGCGTCCGTTTTCACCTGTGTAAAATGCTTTCGTGACGCGTGATAAGTCGGCATTCGGAATACCGATTCCTTCATCGCGAATGATTAGGTGAATTTGATGCTGCTGTTGCTTTGCAGAAATATAAATCTTTTTATTCGGTTCAAATGTATATTTCACTGCGTTTGTAATAAATTGTTCAAGTATAAACCGTAGCCATTTCACATCACTCATAATAATAAATGATTCATCGACTATGACTTCTGGAAACACGCGTCCAGCAATAAATAAACGCTTATTGTCATTAACGGTTGCCATCACGACTGATTTTAATGGGATTTGTACAATTTGCATGTCATCTGAGAAGTTTTCAAGCCTTGCATGCATTAATACCATTTCGAGGCCACGTCTTAAGCGTTCTACCTCTTCATGCACACTCTTTTTGTCGAGCTCTTCTTCATGCTGAAGCAACAGCTCTAACACAGAAACAGGTGTCTTCATTTGATGTACCCATTGATTCATAAATTTATAC
The sequence above is a segment of the Solibacillus sp. FSL H8-0523 genome. Coding sequences within it:
- a CDS encoding ABC transporter ATP-binding protein, which codes for MSILQIHEVTKVYEGKVTKRALNQLSFEVEKGEFIAIMGPSGSGKTTLMNVVSMIDVPTSGDVIFDGMKPQTFTSDELAYFRRRQLGFVFQDFNLLPTLTVEENIILPLTLDEQPIALMEERLAYLSEKLDLTQILHKRPNEISGGQAQRTAIARALIHEPMLILADEPTGNLDSNASREVLELLSNMNKENKATILMVTHDPIAASYCDRVIFIKDGEFFNEIYTDERRQTFFQRILNVLSLLGGHVGDFSSIRLP
- a CDS encoding sensor histidine kinase, with the translated sequence MAVKLFIKEHLSYVVFQVALTAFLLVLFWLDGFRNVNTAIYAIAISALLITSFLVVRYMLRRRYLAKIVVLPTTMEDALQKNSKTSEYAITEQYLSELYKIYQHEVQSLYATQSRQYKFMNQWVHQMKTPVSVLELLLQHEEELDKKSVHEEVERLRRGLEMVLMHARLENFSDDMQIVQIPLKSVVMATVNDNKRLFIAGRVFPEVIVDESFIIMSDVKWLRFILEQFITNAVKYTFEPNKKIYISAKQQQHQIHLIIRDEGIGIPNADLSRVTKAFYTGENGRKTGESTGMGLYLAKEICDRLGHQLIITSEVGKGTQIEVIFQS